In a single window of the Melioribacteraceae bacterium genome:
- a CDS encoding DUF4982 domain-containing protein — MAATKFREIIFSALLLFSLVAMLVGCASADAEKIRSIEKFNKDWTFYLGDDSTVFKSDFDDSKWRKLNLPHDWSIEGKFNEANPATVGGGALPGGIGWYRKTFEVSTQDSGKLFYIDFDGVYRNSEVWINGNYLGKRPFGYISFRYELTPFLKFGQKNVISVKVDNSKQPNSRWYSGSGIYRNVWLVKTNKIAVDHWGTFVTTPKINNESAEVMVQTKIKNSLNPNSDVILLTEIYDAENKKVTETESKLTIEANSTIETKQQLIVDNPKLWSTETPYMYKVISKIIRDKEVIDDYETPLGIRSFIFDAEKGFILNGKQVKINGVCNHHDLGFLGAAINYRALERQLEIMKEIGINGIRTSHNPPAPELLELCDKMGFVVMNESFDMWKKGKTQFDYSLDWDEWHKRDLEDFILRDRNHPSIVMWSIGNEIIEQWDEKDPSGEAITKELTAIVKNLDKTRPVTAGCNRTDAKNPLLTAGVLDIVGFNYHQDEYLGVPKLFPGKPFISTESVSALATRGHYDMPSDSIRRWPIRWDIPFTTGNPDNTCSAYDNVSAPWGSTNIETWRVVKKHDFMAGQFIWTGFDYLGEPTPYGWPSRSSYFGIIDLAGFPKDAYYLYQSEWTNKNVLHLFPHWNWKEGQLIDMVTYTNCDEVELFVNGKSKGTKKKGDEDYLLMWRVNYEPGSVKAVGKKAGKIILEKEIFTAGSPYQIKLEVDRNTINANGEDLSFITVTILDDKGNVVPNANNNVKFSVKGEGKIAGVDNGLQTSMESFQANNRNAFNGKCLVVVQSSEKAGKIELTASSAGLKGQSITITAK, encoded by the coding sequence ATGGCCGCTACAAAATTTAGAGAAATTATTTTCAGCGCACTTTTGCTTTTTAGTTTAGTTGCAATGTTAGTTGGATGCGCATCGGCTGATGCAGAAAAGATAAGAAGCATTGAAAAGTTTAATAAAGATTGGACCTTTTATCTTGGTGATGATTCAACTGTATTTAAATCGGATTTTGATGATTCGAAATGGAGGAAATTGAATTTACCGCACGATTGGAGTATTGAAGGAAAATTTAATGAAGCCAATCCGGCTACAGTTGGCGGTGGCGCATTGCCCGGTGGAATTGGATGGTACCGCAAAACATTTGAAGTTTCTACCCAAGATTCCGGCAAGTTATTCTATATCGATTTTGATGGGGTTTACAGAAATAGTGAAGTGTGGATAAACGGAAATTATTTAGGAAAGAGACCTTTCGGTTATATCTCTTTCCGATACGAATTAACTCCTTTTTTAAAATTTGGCCAAAAAAATGTTATTAGCGTAAAGGTCGATAACTCAAAACAACCAAATTCACGATGGTACTCCGGTTCCGGTATTTATAGAAATGTTTGGCTGGTAAAGACAAATAAAATTGCCGTAGATCATTGGGGAACATTCGTAACTACACCTAAAATTAATAATGAATCAGCAGAAGTAATGGTTCAAACAAAAATTAAAAATTCTCTCAACCCTAATTCTGATGTTATTTTATTAACTGAAATTTATGACGCGGAAAATAAAAAGGTTACAGAGACCGAATCTAAATTAACTATTGAGGCAAATTCAACAATAGAAACCAAGCAACAGTTAATTGTTGATAATCCAAAGCTATGGTCAACCGAAACTCCTTATATGTATAAGGTAATATCAAAAATAATTAGGGATAAAGAAGTTATAGATGATTATGAAACACCACTTGGAATCCGTTCATTTATTTTTGATGCCGAAAAGGGTTTTATACTTAACGGAAAACAAGTTAAAATTAATGGCGTATGCAATCATCATGATTTGGGGTTTTTAGGAGCCGCAATTAATTACCGCGCACTCGAACGGCAACTTGAGATAATGAAAGAAATTGGAATTAATGGAATTAGAACTTCGCACAATCCCCCCGCGCCCGAACTTCTTGAGCTGTGCGATAAAATGGGTTTTGTAGTTATGAATGAATCATTCGACATGTGGAAGAAAGGTAAAACTCAATTCGATTATTCTCTAGACTGGGATGAGTGGCACAAGCGCGATTTGGAAGATTTTATTTTGAGAGATAGAAATCATCCAAGTATTGTTATGTGGAGTATAGGTAATGAGATTATTGAACAATGGGATGAAAAAGATCCAAGCGGCGAAGCAATCACAAAAGAGCTGACCGCAATAGTAAAGAATCTAGATAAAACCAGACCGGTTACCGCCGGATGCAACCGCACAGATGCAAAGAATCCTTTGTTAACCGCTGGCGTACTTGATATAGTTGGTTTTAATTATCATCAAGATGAATATTTGGGAGTGCCGAAATTATTTCCCGGTAAACCATTTATTTCAACAGAATCCGTTTCAGCGCTTGCTACAAGAGGGCATTATGATATGCCATCAGATAGTATCAGAAGATGGCCTATAAGATGGGACATACCATTCACAACCGGCAATCCCGACAATACTTGCTCAGCTTATGACAATGTCTCCGCTCCATGGGGTTCAACTAATATTGAAACTTGGCGTGTTGTAAAAAAACATGATTTTATGGCGGGACAATTTATTTGGACCGGTTTTGATTATTTAGGTGAACCAACTCCTTATGGATGGCCCTCGCGCAGTTCCTATTTTGGAATTATTGATTTAGCTGGTTTTCCGAAGGATGCTTATTATCTCTACCAAAGTGAATGGACTAATAAAAACGTTTTACATCTTTTCCCTCATTGGAATTGGAAAGAGGGGCAGTTGATTGATATGGTAACCTATACAAATTGTGATGAGGTGGAATTATTTGTTAACGGAAAATCGAAAGGAACAAAAAAGAAAGGTGATGAAGATTATCTGCTGATGTGGCGTGTAAATTATGAACCTGGTTCTGTGAAGGCGGTTGGTAAAAAGGCTGGTAAAATTATTTTAGAAAAAGAAATATTTACAGCCGGCTCACCTTATCAAATTAAATTGGAAGTCGATAGAAATACAATAAATGCTAATGGTGAAGACTTATCATTCATTACAGTTACTATACTTGATGATAAGGGTAATGTAGTTCCTAACGCAAATAACAATGTTAAATTTTCTGTTAAAGGGGAAGGTAAAATAGCCGGCGTTGATAATGGGCTTCAGACAAGTATGGAATCTTTTCAAGCGAATAACAGAAATGCATTTAATGGCAAATGTTTAGTTGTAGTTCAATCATCAGAAAAAGCAGGTAAAATTGAGCTGACCGCATCATCGGCAGGGTTAAAAGGTCAATCAATTACAATTACTGCAAAATAG
- a CDS encoding cellulase family glycosylhydrolase encodes MKLKYTLLISMLMIFQLFAARSFSYSIQEKKLNEEKTQSALSKSIINIRDIKIDSIPPDNTDMRDISSIHLSRQMVPGWNVGNSLESIGGETAWGNPKISIQLIDSLKAAGFKAVRIPVAWSRFSNAAEFEIEQSWLNRVEEVVNYVLSNGMYAIINEHWDNGWIQPTYAKEAEVKKRLAAMWKQIAIHFRDYDDRLLFAGTNEVMVTNNYGTPIKEYYTVQNGYNQTFVNTVRSTGGRNHYRFLLVQGFNTNIDHTINYFIMPKDVILDRLMVEVHYYDPYNFTLNSNSTITQWGKNATDSKKTETWANETWANNQFNKMKTKFVDKGIAVILGEYGAIARTNLGTPELNAEHAQYRKYYIEFITGSIVKHGLVPFYWDNGGTGNYGLGIFNRLTGAKAYPEIVKAVIDAANLNTGIGKFNEEEIPNSFSLFQNYPNPFNPVTTIKFTIPSGVETSYMTSLRVYDIFGREIAVLVNEETPPGIYEVKFSLGNYENASLSSSIYFYKLHVGDFTQVKKMVYLK; translated from the coding sequence ATGAAATTAAAATACACTTTACTCATCTCAATGCTCATGATATTTCAACTATTTGCTGCGAGAAGTTTTAGTTATTCAATACAAGAAAAAAAATTGAATGAAGAAAAAACGCAATCAGCTTTGTCAAAATCCATCATTAATATTCGAGATATAAAAATAGACAGTATCCCTCCCGATAATACTGATATGCGTGATATTAGTTCTATTCATTTATCAAGACAGATGGTGCCGGGGTGGAATGTTGGGAATTCTCTTGAATCCATTGGGGGCGAAACTGCATGGGGCAATCCAAAAATATCAATTCAACTAATTGATTCTCTAAAAGCCGCCGGTTTCAAAGCAGTAAGAATTCCCGTAGCCTGGAGTAGGTTTAGCAATGCCGCTGAATTTGAAATTGAGCAATCATGGTTAAATCGCGTTGAAGAAGTTGTGAACTATGTGTTGAGCAACGGGATGTACGCAATTATAAATGAGCATTGGGATAACGGGTGGATTCAGCCGACTTATGCGAAGGAGGCTGAGGTTAAAAAAAGACTGGCTGCAATGTGGAAGCAGATCGCAATTCATTTCCGGGATTATGATGACAGATTATTATTTGCCGGTACTAATGAGGTGATGGTAACTAATAATTACGGTACACCTATAAAAGAATATTATACAGTGCAGAATGGATATAACCAGACTTTTGTTAATACTGTTCGCTCAACAGGAGGTAGAAATCATTACCGTTTTCTTTTGGTTCAAGGCTTTAATACTAATATTGATCACACAATTAATTACTTTATTATGCCCAAAGATGTTATACTAGATAGGCTTATGGTTGAAGTTCATTATTACGATCCATATAATTTTACGCTAAACAGTAATAGCACAATAACGCAATGGGGAAAAAATGCTACTGACTCGAAGAAAACTGAAACATGGGCAAATGAAACCTGGGCTAATAATCAATTCAACAAAATGAAAACCAAATTTGTTGATAAAGGTATTGCTGTTATCCTGGGTGAGTATGGAGCAATTGCGCGAACAAATCTCGGAACTCCGGAATTAAATGCCGAGCATGCCCAGTATCGTAAATATTATATTGAATTTATCACCGGCTCAATTGTAAAGCATGGATTAGTTCCATTCTATTGGGATAATGGTGGAACCGGCAATTATGGGCTTGGTATTTTTAATAGGCTAACAGGAGCCAAAGCATATCCAGAAATAGTGAAGGCAGTAATTGATGCGGCAAATCTCAATACGGGAATTGGAAAATTTAATGAGGAGGAAATTCCAAATTCATTTTCCTTATTTCAAAACTATCCAAATCCATTTAATCCAGTAACCACAATAAAATTTACAATTCCCTCTGGTGTAGAGACGTCATATATGACGTCTCTACGCGTTTATGATATTTTTGGGAGAGAAATTGCAGTGCTTGTTAATGAGGAAACACCTCCTGGAATTTATGAGGTAAAATTTTCACTCGGCAATTATGAAAATGCATCTCTCTCTTCATCAATATATTTTTATAAACTGCATGTGGGTGATTTTACTCAAGTCAAAAAAATGGTTTATCTGAAGTAA